A portion of the Patescibacteria group bacterium genome contains these proteins:
- a CDS encoding GtrA family protein, which yields MLNLLLKYKRAVKFFIAGSVGAFTNLTLLYFFTDILGVWYLVSSSLSFAVSFLVSFFLQKFWTFSDGDKEAIYKQMGVYLAVALTNLGLNGLLMYTMVDGFEIWYLPAQIIASGLIAVESYFIYKKFIFNQAAKPEKAYEPR from the coding sequence ATGCTTAATTTATTGTTGAAATATAAACGAGCAGTAAAATTTTTTATCGCCGGCAGTGTCGGCGCTTTTACTAATTTAACTTTGCTTTATTTTTTTACGGATATTCTGGGCGTTTGGTATCTAGTCTCAAGCAGTTTGTCGTTTGCGGTATCATTTTTAGTCAGTTTTTTTCTGCAGAAATTTTGGACTTTTAGCGACGGCGACAAAGAGGCAATCTATAAGCAAATGGGAGTATACTTAGCCGTGGCCTTAACCAATTTGGGGCTAAACGGCTTATTGATGTATACCATGGTTGACGGCTTTGAAATTTGGTATCTGCCGGCGCAGATTATAGCCAGCGGCTTAATCGCCGTAGAAAGCTATTTTATTTATAAAAAATTTATATTTAATCAAGCGGCTAAGCCGGAAAAGGCCTATGAACCCCGTTAG
- a CDS encoding class I SAM-dependent methyltransferase: MLKNNEELKKILLAKGLGSSEGNLRIFNKFFKDRQTEEQYIHQRFKIDHGLKVLDIGCGYGHDLIHFSEDSVGLEAAVYQADYARSLGLKVVSGNAEEDLNKISGQFDLIWCADFLVHMISPYKFLYDSRRLLPVGGKLVIQIPLMSIFNKHRSGCHFYAFNKKSLEYLMAMAGYRVLKTSGLIRKKPNWFNFIFEPLLQNWGGNIWVLAEKEETVPVDFSKVYLPAWFKGENK, translated from the coding sequence ATGTTAAAAAATAACGAGGAATTAAAGAAAATCTTACTGGCTAAGGGCTTGGGTTCATCCGAGGGCAATCTTAGAATTTTTAATAAATTTTTTAAGGACCGCCAGACTGAAGAGCAATATATCCATCAAAGGTTTAAGATTGATCATGGCCTGAAAGTTCTGGATATCGGCTGCGGCTATGGCCATGATTTAATCCATTTTTCCGAAGATTCGGTTGGCTTGGAGGCGGCCGTTTATCAGGCCGATTACGCCCGGTCGCTTGGGCTTAAAGTTGTCTCCGGCAATGCCGAAGAAGATTTAAATAAAATCAGCGGGCAGTTTGACCTGATTTGGTGCGCTGATTTTTTGGTTCATATGATAAGCCCGTATAAATTTTTGTATGACTCGCGGCGATTATTGCCGGTGGGCGGAAAATTAGTGATTCAGATACCGCTGATGTCAATTTTTAATAAGCATCGCTCCGGCTGCCATTTCTATGCTTTTAATAAAAAATCTTTGGAGTATTTAATGGCAATGGCCGGTTATCGGGTTTTAAAAACTTCCGGCTTGATTAGAAAAAAACCAAATTGGTTCAATTTTATTTTTGAACCGCTCTTGCAAAACTGGGGCGGCAATATTTGGGTTTTAGCGGAGAAAGAAGAAACCGTGCCGGTGGATTTTTCTAAAGTTTATTTGCCGGCCTGGTTTAAAGGCGAAAATAAATGA
- a CDS encoding glycosyltransferase family 39 protein: MPKFKNQAVIILFFTAALFAFLLNLKFLGEPPLPGGDDYYYNYAAQNLLEKGSLFSDQNESVVMADSMYPMFLAGIYKIFGRENYDAVRIAQILLFALTALLVYGIAKLIFKDEKLALIAGWLSAIFYPLAGFTIRVIREPLMAFLIVLSIWLLLKAQQTLKFKWFALSGLSVGAMALTNSIAQPFVLFVIFGFILIFGREFFTKRQLLRVGLFLLCFLILVLGFLYRFHWEKGADPLASKSGVLGRKAEMIQTMRGETYFRNLGGLLFGYYFFEKEGFNVQTFLNHRGTSAKISLLATEGYSPQERSKILFQDSLSIITGNIQRYFAVTLLDFLQFNNLMLPNPASFDPAPGQNLFIEGSHPEIPIPLKVIILLSLRIVYWLFFGLVIYGLIKALKDWRRFIWLILIVVYYNLIYSAIFGIPRYSVSIYPFYIIFFALGLSTVYEKFKLNKTALTQ, from the coding sequence ATGCCAAAATTTAAAAATCAGGCTGTCATAATTTTATTTTTTACCGCCGCGCTTTTCGCTTTTTTGTTAAATTTAAAATTTTTAGGCGAACCGCCTTTACCGGGCGGAGACGATTATTATTATAATTATGCCGCGCAAAATTTATTGGAAAAAGGCAGCTTATTCTCCGATCAAAACGAATCGGTTGTTATGGCCGATTCTATGTACCCGATGTTTTTAGCCGGCATTTATAAAATTTTCGGCAGGGAAAATTATGACGCGGTCAGAATTGCTCAAATTTTATTATTCGCCCTTACGGCTCTTTTGGTTTACGGCATCGCCAAACTTATTTTTAAAGACGAAAAATTAGCGCTTATAGCCGGCTGGCTGTCCGCCATATTTTACCCCTTGGCCGGATTTACCATTCGCGTAATAAGAGAGCCTTTGATGGCCTTTTTAATAGTCCTCTCAATCTGGCTGCTGCTAAAAGCCCAGCAGACGTTAAAATTCAAGTGGTTCGCCCTGTCGGGATTAAGCGTCGGAGCTATGGCTTTAACCAACTCCATCGCCCAGCCGTTTGTTTTATTCGTTATCTTCGGCTTTATTTTAATCTTCGGCCGCGAGTTTTTCACTAAACGCCAGCTATTAAGGGTCGGCTTATTTCTATTATGTTTTCTAATTTTAGTACTTGGCTTTCTTTATCGCTTTCATTGGGAAAAGGGCGCCGATCCCCTGGCTTCAAAATCCGGCGTTTTAGGCCGTAAGGCGGAAATGATTCAGACGATGCGAGGAGAAACTTACTTTAGAAATTTAGGCGGCTTGCTTTTTGGCTATTATTTTTTTGAAAAAGAGGGTTTTAATGTGCAAACCTTCTTAAACCACCGCGGCACTTCGGCTAAAATATCGCTCTTGGCGACCGAGGGATACAGCCCACAAGAGCGGAGTAAAATATTATTTCAGGATAGCCTTTCCATTATAACGGGCAATATTCAGCGCTATTTCGCCGTAACTTTACTTGACTTCCTGCAATTTAACAACCTAATGCTGCCTAATCCCGCTTCTTTTGACCCGGCGCCGGGGCAAAATTTATTTATTGAAGGTTCTCACCCGGAAATTCCCATACCGCTTAAAGTAATAATATTGCTTAGCTTAAGAATTGTTTATTGGCTGTTTTTCGGCTTGGTAATCTACGGCCTTATTAAAGCCCTAAAAGATTGGCGTCGTTTTATTTGGCTGATTCTAATAGTTGTTTACTATAATTTAATCTACAGCGCCATATTCGGCATACCCCGCTATTCGGTGTCTATTTACCCGTTTTATATTATCTTTTTTGCCTTAGGCCTATCTACGGTTTACGAAAAATTTAAGTTAAATAAAACCGCTTTAACTCAATAA
- a CDS encoding radical SAM protein: MTKIILIQINHSEDHSEKILPIGILSVGSALKKRGFTVELVNINEEEIDQTVDYVISEKPFYAGFSVMTGRQTMHSASMSRKLKERADIKIMWGGIHPSLLPEQCLSESYIDYIIMGEGEETAVEFSGRLERGEPLADILGLGHKESGAVKINPPRPMIKNLDDWPLDFSLIDLNKYIFRLDKFKRVIAYKASRGCPFNCAFCYNRAFNQSRWRAWSIGRVVSDIEFLKKNYQIDAVKFYDDNFFVDKDRALEILRRIDLPAHLEVRIDMIDKNIARALKKYQAFDLLIGIESGSDRLLKLINKNFTVERLITGVKILAEYDIPASYSVIVGLPTETKEEFEATIDLLYKIYKIHPRAAAFSLGAYMPYPGSLMYDFAVKQGFKPPLKTEDWGKIDRFRKDFSTPWADGEKVWRIREYFKLLKLKLGPVNKWLEFRIKHRWFAMPYDIYLIEYLAGVALEEKSWPGKVMRKIYNLMKK, encoded by the coding sequence ATGACTAAAATAATTTTAATCCAAATTAATCATTCGGAAGACCATTCGGAAAAAATATTGCCGATTGGCATATTATCGGTGGGCAGCGCCTTAAAAAAGCGCGGCTTTACGGTTGAGCTTGTTAATATTAATGAAGAAGAGATTGATCAAACCGTGGATTATGTAATTTCCGAGAAGCCGTTTTATGCCGGCTTTTCCGTAATGACCGGACGCCAGACTATGCATAGCGCCAGCATGTCCAGGAAATTAAAAGAGCGCGCCGATATAAAAATAATGTGGGGCGGAATTCATCCTTCGCTTCTGCCCGAGCAATGTTTGAGCGAAAGTTATATAGATTATATAATTATGGGCGAGGGCGAAGAAACCGCGGTTGAATTTTCCGGCAGACTGGAACGAGGCGAGCCGTTGGCTGATATTTTGGGGCTAGGCCATAAAGAGAGCGGCGCGGTAAAGATTAATCCGCCCAGGCCGATGATAAAAAATCTTGACGATTGGCCTTTGGATTTTAGCTTGATTGATCTTAATAAATATATTTTTAGATTGGATAAGTTTAAGCGGGTAATCGCCTATAAGGCTAGCCGCGGCTGCCCGTTTAATTGCGCTTTTTGCTATAACCGCGCCTTTAACCAAAGCCGCTGGCGCGCTTGGTCTATCGGCCGAGTAGTATCTGATATTGAATTTTTGAAAAAAAATTATCAGATTGACGCGGTAAAATTTTATGATGATAATTTTTTCGTGGATAAAGATCGGGCTTTAGAGATTCTGCGGCGGATTGACTTGCCGGCGCATCTTGAGGTTAGGATTGACATGATAGATAAAAATATCGCCCGGGCGCTTAAAAAATATCAGGCCTTTGATTTATTGATTGGCATTGAGTCGGGCAGCGACCGCTTGCTTAAGCTGATAAATAAGAATTTTACGGTTGAAAGATTGATTACCGGAGTAAAAATATTGGCCGAATATGATATCCCGGCCAGTTATTCGGTGATTGTCGGCCTGCCGACCGAAACTAAAGAAGAATTTGAAGCTACGATTGATTTATTGTATAAAATTTATAAAATTCACCCTCGGGCCGCGGCTTTTTCCTTAGGCGCTTATATGCCTTATCCCGGGTCGCTGATGTATGATTTCGCGGTAAAACAGGGCTTTAAGCCGCCGCTTAAAACCGAAGACTGGGGGAAAATTGACCGCTTTAGAAAAGATTTTTCCACGCCTTGGGCTGACGGCGAAAAAGTTTGGCGCATTCGCGAATATTTTAAGCTGTTAAAGTTAAAGCTTGGTCCGGTGAATAAATGGCTGGAATTTAGGATAAAGCATAGATGGTTCGCCATGCCCTATGATATTTATTTGATAGAATATTTAGCCGGCGTAGCTTTAGAGGAAAAAAGCTGGCCGGGTAAAGTTATGAGAAAGATTTATAATTTAATGAAAAAATAG
- a CDS encoding glycosyltransferase family 4 protein: protein MNLLVINLDKAIFSENSASLARLKEYSRLADKISVIVWTKNKFAPIVYENKLFVYPTNSCCRLFYFFDSFRLAKKIIARDKIDLLFTQDPFETGLAGWLIAKINKIKLQLQIHTDLFSPYFRRQSLANRFRVMLAEFLISRADGFRVVSGRIKNSLIRRGVKEDKIFVLPIFTEVEKFIAAPAGDNLKNKYPQFEKIILMASRLSREKNIGLAVKAMAEVIKKYPRAGLIIAGAGKERKFLKKIGRKFLGGNIAFEPWAGDLASYYKSADVFLLSSNYEGWGMSIVEALAAGCPIVMTDVGCAGELVRDGENGLVVPVGDSQALANAIKKILSDENSRRNFKAAGLAAVKSLPGKQEYLNGYKKSWEALL, encoded by the coding sequence ATGAATTTACTGGTAATCAATTTAGACAAAGCCATATTTTCCGAAAACTCGGCCAGTTTGGCGCGGCTAAAGGAGTATAGCCGGTTGGCTGATAAAATATCGGTAATTGTTTGGACGAAAAATAAATTCGCGCCTATAGTTTACGAAAACAAGCTGTTTGTTTATCCGACTAATTCTTGCTGCCGCTTATTTTATTTTTTTGATTCTTTCAGGTTGGCGAAAAAAATAATCGCGCGAGATAAAATTGATTTGCTATTTACGCAAGATCCGTTTGAAACCGGTTTAGCCGGTTGGCTGATCGCGAAAATCAATAAGATTAAATTGCAGCTGCAAATTCATACGGATTTGTTCAGCCCTTATTTTAGGCGCCAGTCTTTAGCGAATAGATTCAGGGTAATGCTCGCCGAATTTTTAATCAGCCGCGCCGACGGTTTTCGAGTAGTGAGCGGGCGAATAAAAAATTCGCTGATTCGGCGCGGAGTTAAAGAAGATAAAATTTTTGTTTTGCCGATATTCACCGAGGTTGAAAAGTTTATCGCGGCTCCGGCAGGGGATAATTTAAAGAATAAATATCCGCAATTTGAAAAAATAATTTTAATGGCGTCGCGCTTAAGCCGGGAAAAAAATATCGGCCTGGCCGTTAAAGCCATGGCCGAGGTGATTAAAAAATATCCGCGAGCCGGTTTGATTATCGCCGGCGCGGGGAAAGAGCGGAAATTTTTAAAAAAAATCGGCCGGAAATTTTTAGGCGGAAATATTGCTTTTGAGCCTTGGGCCGGCGATTTAGCTTCTTATTATAAAAGCGCGGATGTGTTTTTATTATCTTCTAATTACGAAGGCTGGGGCATGTCTATAGTTGAGGCTTTAGCGGCCGGCTGTCCGATAGTGATGACCGATGTGGGCTGCGCCGGCGAGCTGGTGCGCGACGGAGAAAACGGCTTGGTTGTCCCGGTTGGCGATAGCCAGGCTTTAGCGAACGCTATTAAAAAAATACTGTCTGATGAAAATTCTCGCCGGAATTTCAAAGCGGCCGGGCTTGCAGCCGTAAAAAGTTTGCCGGGCAAACAAGAATATTTAAATGGATATAAAAAATCGTGGGAGGCACTTTTATGA
- a CDS encoding radical SAM protein — protein sequence MEKYMNGKNEISNGVNKVLLINPPFNIVKDNYDSSVSVGLLSIATYLDFKGVEVKILDGVRQKNFWEIFTREVVNYDLICFSVMTMQIPKALELSELAKKLNPRCGIIWGGAHPTFFPEQTVAHDLIDAVVIGDGEYAIYDLAIESDWQKVKGIAYKKGKDVIVNQPQPPLNPTAMPLFNWELEPREILENLSLIPTLTSRGCPHRCAFCINAILKNNWRPRSVEQVLEDLKIINDKPYFKNKKLRFWDENFFVDINRAKAIVNGMVEQGFKRPWETTVRANYISTAMVDDDFLEKMKRSGCYLLSFGAESGSQIVLDKIKKDITPAQIIYAAKQCLKHGIIPQFSFMVGLPGELKSDMKLTLKLIDRLIKLSDKVQILGPQAFRPYPGSELYLECVASGWREPESLEAWSRLVKNQLNYLQVKNFNWVKHKDYVESMEAYVRFGAHSLKSAMGSSVKAQRLVKLAFVLICQLRWKLKFFAWPIEFKLAKKFVAK from the coding sequence ATGGAAAAATATATGAATGGTAAAAATGAAATTTCTAACGGGGTGAATAAAGTTTTATTAATCAATCCGCCGTTTAATATTGTTAAAGATAATTATGACAGCTCGGTTTCGGTCGGGCTTCTAAGCATCGCGACTTATTTGGATTTTAAAGGCGTAGAGGTAAAAATTCTTGACGGCGTCCGGCAAAAAAATTTTTGGGAAATTTTTACGCGCGAGGTTGTAAATTACGATTTGATATGCTTTTCGGTAATGACCATGCAGATACCGAAAGCGCTGGAATTATCCGAGCTGGCTAAAAAACTTAATCCGCGATGCGGAATTATCTGGGGCGGCGCTCATCCGACTTTTTTCCCCGAGCAAACGGTCGCGCATGATTTAATTGACGCGGTGGTAATCGGCGATGGCGAATATGCCATCTATGATTTAGCCATTGAGTCGGATTGGCAAAAGGTAAAAGGCATCGCTTATAAAAAAGGTAAAGACGTTATCGTAAATCAACCGCAACCGCCGCTCAATCCGACGGCCATGCCGCTTTTTAACTGGGAGCTTGAGCCGAGGGAGATTTTAGAAAATTTAAGCTTAATCCCGACGTTAACTTCGCGCGGCTGTCCGCACCGCTGCGCTTTTTGCATTAACGCGATATTGAAAAATAATTGGCGGCCGCGGAGCGTTGAGCAAGTTTTGGAAGATTTAAAAATTATAAACGATAAGCCGTATTTTAAAAATAAGAAATTGCGTTTTTGGGACGAGAATTTTTTTGTTGATATTAATCGGGCTAAAGCCATAGTTAACGGCATGGTTGAGCAGGGGTTTAAGCGCCCGTGGGAGACGACCGTGCGCGCCAATTATATCAGTACGGCTATGGTTGATGACGATTTTTTGGAGAAAATGAAGCGATCGGGCTGCTATCTTTTATCCTTCGGCGCCGAGTCAGGCTCGCAGATAGTTTTGGATAAAATTAAAAAAGATATTACGCCGGCGCAAATTATTTATGCCGCCAAGCAATGCCTAAAGCACGGCATTATTCCGCAATTTTCCTTTATGGTCGGTTTGCCCGGGGAATTAAAAAGCGACATGAAATTAACTTTAAAATTGATAGATCGGCTGATTAAACTAAGCGATAAGGTGCAAATTTTAGGCCCGCAGGCTTTCCGCCCTTATCCCGGGTCGGAATTATATTTGGAATGCGTAGCTAGCGGCTGGCGGGAGCCGGAGAGTTTGGAAGCCTGGAGCCGGCTGGTAAAAAATCAGCTTAATTATCTGCAGGTTAAAAATTTTAACTGGGTTAAGCATAAGGATTACGTGGAATCCATGGAAGCCTATGTCCGTTTCGGCGCGCATAGCCTTAAGAGCGCTATGGGGTCGTCGGTTAAAGCGCAAAGACTTGTTAAATTGGCTTTTGTTCTAATTTGCCAACTGCGCTGGAAATTAAAATTTTTCGCCTGGCCGATTGAGTTTAAGCTGGCTAAAAAATTTGTTGCAAAATAA
- a CDS encoding glycosyltransferase: MKIIYIANSRIPTERAHGYQITKMCEQFAVAGAEVELLAPTKENSIKQDLFDFYGLERNFKFSLINLPDFLLYEKFLGRFSMYLQWLFFTVKMFFIKIDKDSLVYTRDRGAAWVFGLRGFKTCYESHNWPIKQEKLVFFLLKRVNYIVATNSFIKNEFIKKSFNQEKILVAPNGIDMDIFAVKTAKDEAIKQLNLENLAGAKDKKILLYTGSFRTSGFEKGIIDILKALKILNDKNIVFLAVGGNDKDIEYYKNIASEFNIIEQTYFFERQTQKELALFQRASDLLLMPFPKTAYYEFFMAPLKMFEYLAAGRPIIASDLPSIKEILNDKNCLFCRPGDSEDLAEKIKQALNDPVLSVKLSGQAVSDAEQYGWDKRAKNILEFISN; this comes from the coding sequence ATGAAAATAATTTACATTGCCAATTCAAGGATACCGACCGAGCGAGCGCACGGCTATCAAATAACAAAAATGTGCGAACAATTTGCCGTTGCCGGCGCCGAGGTTGAATTATTGGCGCCAACCAAAGAAAATTCAATCAAGCAAGATTTGTTTGATTTTTACGGCTTAGAAAGAAATTTTAAATTCAGCTTGATAAATCTGCCTGATTTTTTACTTTATGAGAAATTTTTAGGCCGTTTTTCCATGTATTTGCAATGGCTGTTTTTTACCGTTAAAATGTTTTTTATTAAAATTGATAAAGATTCGCTGGTCTATACGAGAGATAGGGGCGCGGCCTGGGTTTTCGGCTTAAGAGGGTTTAAAACCTGCTACGAAAGCCATAATTGGCCGATTAAACAGGAAAAATTAGTTTTCTTTCTGCTTAAACGGGTGAATTATATTGTTGCCACGAATAGTTTTATTAAAAATGAATTTATAAAAAAAAGCTTTAATCAAGAAAAAATTTTAGTCGCGCCCAACGGCATTGATATGGATATTTTCGCCGTTAAAACGGCTAAGGACGAGGCGATTAAGCAGCTGAATTTAGAAAATTTAGCCGGCGCCAAGGATAAAAAAATATTGCTTTATACCGGAAGTTTTAGAACCTCGGGTTTTGAAAAGGGGATTATTGATATACTGAAAGCTTTGAAAATTTTAAACGATAAAAATATTGTTTTTTTGGCCGTCGGCGGCAATGATAAAGATATTGAATATTATAAAAATATTGCTTCTGAATTTAATATTATAGAGCAAACTTATTTTTTCGAGCGGCAAACCCAGAAAGAATTAGCCTTGTTTCAAAGGGCGTCCGACTTGCTTTTAATGCCTTTTCCGAAAACCGCTTATTATGAATTTTTTATGGCTCCTTTAAAAATGTTTGAATATTTAGCCGCCGGCCGGCCGATAATCGCTTCAGATTTGCCAAGCATTAAAGAAATTTTAAATGATAAAAATTGCCTTTTTTGCCGGCCCGGCGATTCGGAAGATTTGGCGGAAAAAATAAAACAGGCTCTAAACGACCCTGTTTTATCGGTTAAGCTGTCCGGGCAAGCCGTTTCTGACGCGGAGCAGTATGGCTGGGATAAGCGAGCGAAAAATATTTTGGAATTTATCTCAAATTAA
- a CDS encoding glycosyltransferase family 4 protein, with protein sequence MKLLIITQKVDINDDLLGFFHAWIAEFAGHCEKVVVIALGIGEYDLPANVKVLSLGKERGAPKLEYLINFYRYIWKLRDDYDTVFVHMNKEYVVMGGLFWKLTGKKISLWYQHKKTSLGLKLAEILSNNILTASGESFKLKSEKVRYVGHGVDMKKFFPPAGRQAGGNFKIIYLGRISEIKNQKLLIEAFNILINNKNINGLAAELIGAPATSADKIYLNGLKSLVEKYGLSKNIIFTGSVPHNKIPGYLSSADLSVNLCPTGGLDKAVLESLALGVPAIALNKIFSGIFKDYEKYFILEKAEAGELAEKISAYKNLNGQEKIRLELLNRVKADYGLGKLIKKIIDILKK encoded by the coding sequence ATGAAATTATTAATTATAACCCAAAAAGTAGATATCAACGACGACTTACTCGGGTTTTTTCATGCCTGGATTGCTGAATTTGCCGGGCATTGCGAAAAAGTGGTCGTTATCGCTTTAGGGATCGGCGAATATGATTTGCCGGCCAATGTAAAAGTTTTATCGCTCGGCAAAGAGCGGGGCGCGCCAAAATTAGAATATTTAATTAATTTTTACCGCTATATTTGGAAATTACGCGATGATTACGATACGGTCTTTGTCCATATGAATAAAGAGTACGTGGTTATGGGAGGATTATTCTGGAAATTAACCGGTAAAAAAATAAGCCTGTGGTATCAGCATAAAAAAACTAGTTTAGGGCTTAAGTTAGCGGAAATATTAAGTAATAATATACTTACCGCCTCTGGCGAAAGCTTTAAATTAAAAAGCGAAAAAGTAAGATATGTCGGGCATGGCGTTGATATGAAAAAATTTTTTCCCCCGGCCGGCCGCCAAGCCGGAGGAAATTTTAAAATTATTTATTTGGGCAGGATAAGCGAAATTAAAAATCAAAAATTATTGATTGAGGCCTTTAATATTTTAATAAATAATAAAAATATAAATGGCCTCGCGGCGGAATTAATCGGCGCGCCGGCGACGAGCGCTGATAAAATATATTTAAATGGATTAAAGAGTTTAGTTGAAAAATATGGCTTAAGTAAAAATATAATTTTTACCGGCAGCGTGCCGCATAATAAAATTCCCGGTTATTTAAGCAGCGCTGATTTATCCGTAAACTTATGCCCGACCGGCGGCTTGGACAAGGCGGTTTTAGAATCATTAGCTTTAGGCGTTCCGGCTATCGCGCTTAATAAAATTTTTAGCGGTATTTTTAAGGATTATGAAAAATATTTTATTTTGGAAAAAGCCGAAGCGGGCGAGCTGGCGGAAAAGATATCAGCGTATAAAAATTTAAATGGCCAAGAAAAAATTCGCCTGGAATTATTAAATAGGGTTAAGGCGGATTATGGCTTGGGTAAATTAATAAAAAAAATCATAGACATTTTAAAAAAATGA